In the genome of Phlebotomus papatasi isolate M1 chromosome 2, Ppap_2.1, whole genome shotgun sequence, one region contains:
- the LOC129800733 gene encoding 2-methoxy-6-polyprenyl-1,4-benzoquinol methylase, mitochondrial-like, giving the protein MMCYQGLHRMWRNIFVEELGPKPGSKLLDMAGGTGEIAVRLLNYLSNTQSVNKKQTHLTISDINQHMLNAGKAKIERLPYRDKANCVVDWVCADAENLQFEDNTFTAYTMGFGIKYCSHIDKVLSEAYRVLAPGGRFLCLEFSHLTNETLQKIFNTLSLTVIPAMGQLLTGQTDIYKYLVESIQLFPHKDEFVRMIRSAGFSHVTYRDLSLGLISIHSGFKLK; this is encoded by the exons ATGATGTGCTATCAGGGTCTTCATCGGATGTGGAGAAATATCTTTGTTGAAGAACTTGGACCAAAACCTGGTTCAAAGCTCCTGGACATGGCTGGAGGTACGGGAGAGATTGCCGTCAGACTCCTGAACTACCTCTCCAATACTCAGTCAGTGAACAAAAAGCAAACTCATCTTACAATTAGTGACATAAATCAACATATGCTCAATGCGGGGAAAGCGAAAATAGAAAG GTTACCTTACAGGGACAAAGCTAATTGTGTGGTAGACTGGGTGTGTGCAGACGCTGAGAATCTTCAATTTGAGGACAATACCTTTACAGCTTACACAATGGGCTTTGGGATAAAATACTGCTCTCACATCGATAAAGTTCTAAGTGAGGCTTATCGTGTTCTGGCTCCGGGAGGAAGATTTCTATGCCTGGAATTCAGTCATCTGACCAATGAAACTCTTCAGAAAATCTTCAACACGCTTTCCTTAACAGTAATTCCCGCAATGGGACAACTCCTAACCGGGCAGACGGATATATATAAGTATCTGGTAGAGAGTATTCAACTTTTTCCGCATAAGGATGAATTTGTGAGGATGATTCGTTCTGCTGGCTTCAGTCACGTTACTTACCGTGATCTCTCTCTTGGGCTGATCTCAATACATTCGGGTTTCAAGTTAAAGTGA
- the LOC129800743 gene encoding uncharacterized protein LOC129800743 — translation MKIIFVTLLVCILAFAIVSAVPIDETVVGDVYEADNFDPQDPNSFFKLKKLKKLLLLG, via the exons ATGAAAATTATCTTTGTG ACCCTGTTGGTGTGCATTTTGGCCTTCGCCATTGTGTCTGCTGTGCCAATTGATGAGACAGTCGTTGGGGATGTTTATGAGGCTGACAACTTCGATCCTCAGGATCCCAATTCCTTCTTCAAACTCAAGAAGCTCAAGAAGCTCCTGCTCCTCggttaa
- the LOC129800742 gene encoding phosphatidylinositol-glycan biosynthesis class F protein: protein MAGKKQDYRGKTAQDLEVTKILSIVALIGIGICVAYLSYEDNLYSVGQFWMSPVLIMLIVNELGKYQLFNLLFREDRTLNPRENVGLRKRKSFRSRIVDGIKFVGAMGMFLGIYAAICIALGAPALEKHEETFTLAGVLTILTVFPLVIFLGISGCLQFLWTETLDSVSKVDAAYVKLAKISAAGAIFGAWSGSIVAPLDWDRRWQVYPIPNIVGALLGYTLGDILVLCQQLISSIFPSFSLFP from the coding sequence ATGGCTGGGAAGAAGCAGGATTATCGGGGTAAAACTGCCCAGGATTTGGAGGTTACAAAGATTCTGAGTATTGTTGCTCTGATTGGGATAGGAATCTGTGTAGCTTATTTGTCCTACGAGGACAATTTGTACTCTGTTGGGCAGTTTTGGATGTCACCAGTTTTGATAATGCTGATTGTTAATGAACTGGGGAAGTATCAGCTGTTTAACCTGCTCTTCCGGGAGGATAGAACGCTCAATCCGAGGGAGAATGTGGGACTGAGGAAGAGGAAGTCTTTCAGGAGTAGAATTGTGGATGGGATTAAGTTTGTGGGCGCGATGGGGATGTTCCTGGGAATTTATGCTGCCATTTGTATTGCTCTGGGGGCTCCGGCATTGGAGAAGCACGAGGAGACATTCACATTAGCTGGAGTCCTGACGATTCTCACAGTTTTCCCATTGGTGATTTTCCTGGGCATTTCCGGATGCTTGCAGTTTCTGTGGACAGAGACACTGGACAGTGTGAGCAAGGTGGATGCTGCCTATGTGAAATTGGCCAAGATCTCAGCTGCTGGGGCAATATTTGGTGCCTGGAGTGGCTCAATTGTGGCTCCACTTGATTGGGACAGAAGGTGGCAAGTCTATCCGATTCCCAATATTGTAGGAGCTCTCCTTGGCTATACCCTTGGAGATATACTTGTCCTCTGTCAGCAGCTCATCTCCAGCATTTTTCCATCATTCAGCCTATTTCCATGA
- the LOC129800734 gene encoding trafficking protein particle complex subunit 8 isoform X1, which yields MIHLTSQNLSTREMVQSVFSPLIGATCSPQAEEMCQKNNLTFVEMLQPFSRLTTDASFRDSSGTSVSLKGTRLNICDVAWRPPQTVLARKMLNDSVLTSQCDKTRAVHVDGESFRDDPGKCLLLYLSCVSDTTTLDIPFSEPWYEQWRETFLTVQFPADHEFTRHFLSCLIVLSSSDPNPLDSANQLTRKVQMMQNVTPPKLPKWFSPDPLNAYIMLHDGCSGDITKAQQAFESLKMTYGENKCFLVQINSFQGTPGECPDPWLRYLKRHARPDPSQVDNDSSTPKSPQDSGVSMTMTMQMSTLETPPSGIMGEVVHHPLSPLQETGGDISAMSTSTESLTSQPINPNVWANEEHVDVPHGMCLTASDMENLRHLIQDYTLRALIPYIEKLIYALNESITTKKGVSRSLLTATKRWFVTNKPGTVNSTQNAVVYTNESTELQTRKIGDLYFMFGHYGSAFQAYHQAKRDFNADSAWQYYAGALEMAALAAFMQGTASRKTYDYMEEAIVTYLNICKLPQFATRATILSVECLKVGKMFGEAAKQLIRMTSEDSDLRSGLLLEQAAYAFLSSQPPLFRKYAFHAVLAGHRYSKAGQRKHAFRCYKQAHQVFENRGWSLAEDHIQYTIGRQAISLKKPEEASIPLSHLLRPSSLQTSLQQAVFLREYIQTHRALQSGQENGNLLSISLPRIVQERTRVLVTSQPPVTIPNMIPASNLTINSRLDCEGIWQKMEEMAAQMAAKKQIMIFRPSRSLFTHETDNSMHPLAIHGEPIDISVTLENTIKIPIVFSDIHLLWRFRRADSGEEMSNAHLFRGLIDGEGNQRGMEGVIAANVINTVTINEHEYKTILFRITPKVTGMVQVTGIIGQLSAVTDPVSLWGKMDFERIAIKSRDPPANDRPIEFDKRLDIEVLEPAPALCVSFEEMPQDVLAGEVIPITVQMTNCGATVLEDIFMAVEAPRWFLVSPEEAELPLSVLRNFRDLSNENLSRDREARKQHVFRIDGKALQPSETRSRTFWIQIPYKKGAVDLKGLIYYNMPPEYSKLKYRVIRHVWNFNVNESLLMEANCNVTSGKVKELGIDISLKNLNQVHHPVMTEITPHDIHLYSPESQLNPKKIVWAESPGYRNLISGSSGLKSSDLVAFRCSLDSHQPAIGENHTPERFITAQLSRVPIKVSDAQEMKRLPAMQKVGSFLMKEETKYIKVLGSSGTSEEFNQIVSSADKHMTLAVTWSAQISDNGANRRTAAGQHFVQLRHLYESGFCPPHDRLRKTSFTSHEEICSIFDFPREDPNLPVDDHQSVNVARRTFLDTDFKIVDLLDELNADKTN from the exons ATGATCCATCTGACATCGCAGAATCTGTCCACCAGGGAGATGGTGCAGAGTGTTTTTTCGCCCCTTATCGGGGCCACTTGCAGTCCACAGGCTGAAGAGATGTGTCAGAAAAACAATTTAACTTTCGTTGAGATGCTCCAGCCCTTCAGTCGTTTGACCACAGATGCCTCCTTTAGGGATTCCTCGGGTACGAGTGTCTCCCTCAAGGGCACTCGCCTCAATATCTGTGATGTAGCATGGAGACCACCACAAACGGTGCTGGCACGGAAGATGCTCAATGATTCTGTGCTTACGAGTCAGTGTGACAAGACACGGGCTGTTCATGTGGATGGTGAGTCCTTCAGAGATGATCCTGGTAAGTGTTTGTTATTGTATTTATCTTGTGTTTCAGACACCACAACTCTCGACATTCCATTTTCTGAACCATGGTACGAACAGTGGCGAGAAACATTCCTCACTGTCCAATTTCCAGCAGATCATGAGTTCACGCGGCATTTTCTCAGCTGTCTCATTGTCCTGTCCAGCTCTGATCCCAATCCTCTAGACAGTGCCAATCAGCTGACACGTAAAGTGCAGATGATGCAGAATGTCACTCCACCAAAGTTGCCCAAGTGGTTTAGTCCAGATCCCCTTAATGCTTACATTATGCTCCATGATGGCTGTTCGGGGGACATCACAAAGGCTCAGCAGGCCTTTGAGAGTCTCAAGATGACTTATGGGGAGAATAAGTGTTTCCTGGTGCAGATTAATTCGTTCCAAGGAACACCTGGGGAGTGTCCGGATCCGTGGTTGAGGTATTTGAAGCGTCATGCACGGCCGGATCCCAGTCAAGTGGACAATGACAGCAGTACTCCCAAGTCCCCTCAGGACAGTGGAGTGTCCATGACCATGACAATGCAAATGAGCACCCTGGAAACACCTCCGTCGGGAATTATGGGTGAAGTTGTTCATCATCCACTGAGTCCCCTCCAGGAAACTGGTGGGGATATCTCAGCAATGTCCACCAGTACCGAAAGTCTCACTTCCCAGCCCATTAATCCCAATGTCTGGGCCAATGAGGAGCATGTGGATGTACCCCATGGGATGTGCCTAACAGCCAGTGATATGGAGAATCTGAGGCATTTGATACAGGATTACACTCTCAGAGCCCTCATTCCGTACATTGAGAAACTCATCTACGCCCTCAATGAGTCAATAACCACAAAGAAAGGCGTCAGCCGATCCCTCCTGACAGCCACAAAACGATGGTTCGTCACCAATAAACCAGGCACAGTCAATTCCACGCAAAATGCCGTAGTTTACACAAATGAGTCCACAGAGCTGCAAACGCGGAAAATTGGAGATCTTTACTTCATGTTTGGTCACTACGGATCGGCATTTCAGGCCTACCATCAGGCCAAGAGGGACTTCAATGCCGATTCCGCCTGGCAATATTACGCTGGGGCCCTGGAAATGGCAGCCCTGGCGGCTTTTATGCAAGGAACTGCCAGCCGGAAGACCTATGATTACATGGAGGAAGCCATTGTGACATACTTGAACATCTGCAAACTACCCCAATTCGCCACAAGGGCCACAATCCTGAGTGTGGAGTGTCTGAAGGTGGGAAAGATGTTTGGGGAGGCGGCAAAGCAACTTATCCGGATGACCAGTGAGGATTCGGATTTGCGGTCTGGGCTTCTGCTGGAACAAGCTGCTTATGCTTTCCTGAGCTCACAGCCACCATTGTTCCGGAAATATGCATTCCACGCAGTTCTGGCTGGTCACAG ATACTCAAAAGCCGGTCAACGAAAGCATGCCTTTCGGTGCTACAAACAGGCTCACCAGGTATTTGAGAATCGAGGCTGGAGTCTAGCTGAAGATCACATTCAGTACACCATTGGGAGACAAGCGATATCACTGAAAAAGCCCGAGGAAGCTAGTATTCCTCTTTCCCATCTCCTTCGTCCGTCCAGTCTGCAGACGTCCCTGCAGCAGGCTGTCTTCCTCAGGGAATACATCCAGACGCACAGGGCATTGCAGAGTGGTCAGGAAAATGGGAATTTGCTTAGTATCTCACTGCCACGGATTGTGCAGGAGAGAACGAGAGTTCTGGTGACATCTCAACCTCCTGTGACAATTCCCAATATGATTCCAGCTTCGAATCTCACGATCAATTCGAGGCTGGACTGTGAAGGGATTTGGCAGAAGATGGAAGAGATGGCAGCTCAGATGGCTGCTAAGAAGCAAATAATGATTTTTAGGCCATCGAGGAGTCTGTTTACTCATGAAACGGACAATTCGATGCATCCTCTGGCCATTCATGGGGAACCAATTGATATCAGTGTGACGTTGGAGAATACCATTAAGATTCCAATTGTGTTCAGTGATATCCATTTGCTGTGGCGCTTCCGGAGGGCTGATAGTGGTGAGGAGATGTCCAATGCGCATTTGTTTAGGGGTTTGATTGATGGGGAGGGGAATCAGAGGGGAATGGAAGGTGTTATTGCGGCTAATGTCATCAATACGGTCACAATCAATGAGCACGAATACAAGACAATTCTGTTCCGGATAACGCCCAAGGTGACGGGAATGGTTCAGGTGACTGGGATTATAGGGCAATTGTCAGCAGTGACTGATCCTGTTAGTCTCTGGGGAAAGATGGATTTTGAGAGGATAGCTATAAAATCCAGAGATCCTCCGGCAAATGACAGACCAATTGAATTTGATAAGCGTCTGGACATTGAAGTTCTCGAACCGGCTCCGGCACTCTGTGTCAGCTTCGAGGAGATGCCACAGGATGTACTGGCGGGCGAAGTGATTCCCATCACTGTCCAGATGACCAATTGTGGTGCCACAGTTCTGGAGGATATTTTCATGGCTGTTGAGGCACCCAGGTGGTTCCTGGTGAGTCCGGAGGAGGCAGAACTTCCTCTGTCGGTTCTCCGGAATTTCCGGGATTTGTCCAATGAGAACCTGAGCCGAGATCGAGAAGCCAGGAAGCAGCATGTTTTCCGGATTGACGGGAAGGCACTTCAGCCAAGTGAAACCCGGAGTAGGACCTTCTGGATTCAGATTCCGTACAAGAAGGGTGCTGTGGACCTCAAGGGTTTGATCTACTACAATATGCCTCCGGAATATTCCAAACTCAAATATCGCGTCATCCGTCATGTCTGGAATTTCAATGTCAATGAATCCTTGCTCATGGAAGCCAATTGCAATGTGACAAGTGGAAAAGTGAAGGAATTGGGGATTGATATTTCCCTGAAAAACCTCAATCAAGTGCATCATCCAGTCATGACGGAGATAACCCCGCATGATATTCATCTCTACAGCCCGGAGAGTCAGTTGAATCCCAAGAAAATCGTTTGGGCAGAGAGTCCTGGCTATAGAAATCTAATCAGTGGAAGTTCTGGCCTAAAATCTTCTGATTTAGTGGCTTTCCGGTGCTCCTTGGACAGCCATCAGCCAGCAATTGGTGAGAATCACACTCCAGAGAGATTTATCACAGCTCAGCTGTCGAGAGTCCCAATCAAGGTGTCAGATGCTCAGGAAATGAAAAGACTGCCAGCGATGCAGAAAGTTGGGAGTTTCCTGATGAAGGAGGAGACCAAGTATATCAAAGTTCTGGGCAGCAGTGGAACCAGCGAAGAGTTCAATCAAATTGTCTCAAGTGCAGACAAACACATGACGCTTGCAGTGACTTGGAGTGCCCAGATCAGTGACAATGGGGCCAATAGAAGAACAGCGGCAGGTCAGCATTTTGTTCAGCTTAGGCATCTCTATGAGAG TGGATTCTGCCCACCTCACGATAGACTCCGCAAAACATCATTCACTAGTCACGAAGAAATTTGTAGTATATTCGATTTTCCTCGAGAAGATCCCAATCTTCCGGTAGATGATCATCAGAGTGT cAACGTGGCACGCAGGACATTTCTCGATACCGACTTTAAAATTGTAGATCTACTAGATGAATTGAATGCTGATAAAACCAATTGA
- the LOC129800734 gene encoding trafficking protein particle complex subunit 8 isoform X2, producing MIHLTSQNLSTREMVQSVFSPLIGATCSPQAEEMCQKNNLTFVEMLQPFSRLTTDASFRDSSGTSVSLKGTRLNICDVAWRPPQTVLARKMLNDSVLTSQCDKTRAVHVDDTTTLDIPFSEPWYEQWRETFLTVQFPADHEFTRHFLSCLIVLSSSDPNPLDSANQLTRKVQMMQNVTPPKLPKWFSPDPLNAYIMLHDGCSGDITKAQQAFESLKMTYGENKCFLVQINSFQGTPGECPDPWLRYLKRHARPDPSQVDNDSSTPKSPQDSGVSMTMTMQMSTLETPPSGIMGEVVHHPLSPLQETGGDISAMSTSTESLTSQPINPNVWANEEHVDVPHGMCLTASDMENLRHLIQDYTLRALIPYIEKLIYALNESITTKKGVSRSLLTATKRWFVTNKPGTVNSTQNAVVYTNESTELQTRKIGDLYFMFGHYGSAFQAYHQAKRDFNADSAWQYYAGALEMAALAAFMQGTASRKTYDYMEEAIVTYLNICKLPQFATRATILSVECLKVGKMFGEAAKQLIRMTSEDSDLRSGLLLEQAAYAFLSSQPPLFRKYAFHAVLAGHRYSKAGQRKHAFRCYKQAHQVFENRGWSLAEDHIQYTIGRQAISLKKPEEASIPLSHLLRPSSLQTSLQQAVFLREYIQTHRALQSGQENGNLLSISLPRIVQERTRVLVTSQPPVTIPNMIPASNLTINSRLDCEGIWQKMEEMAAQMAAKKQIMIFRPSRSLFTHETDNSMHPLAIHGEPIDISVTLENTIKIPIVFSDIHLLWRFRRADSGEEMSNAHLFRGLIDGEGNQRGMEGVIAANVINTVTINEHEYKTILFRITPKVTGMVQVTGIIGQLSAVTDPVSLWGKMDFERIAIKSRDPPANDRPIEFDKRLDIEVLEPAPALCVSFEEMPQDVLAGEVIPITVQMTNCGATVLEDIFMAVEAPRWFLVSPEEAELPLSVLRNFRDLSNENLSRDREARKQHVFRIDGKALQPSETRSRTFWIQIPYKKGAVDLKGLIYYNMPPEYSKLKYRVIRHVWNFNVNESLLMEANCNVTSGKVKELGIDISLKNLNQVHHPVMTEITPHDIHLYSPESQLNPKKIVWAESPGYRNLISGSSGLKSSDLVAFRCSLDSHQPAIGENHTPERFITAQLSRVPIKVSDAQEMKRLPAMQKVGSFLMKEETKYIKVLGSSGTSEEFNQIVSSADKHMTLAVTWSAQISDNGANRRTAAGQHFVQLRHLYESGFCPPHDRLRKTSFTSHEEICSIFDFPREDPNLPVDDHQSVNVARRTFLDTDFKIVDLLDELNADKTN from the exons ATGATCCATCTGACATCGCAGAATCTGTCCACCAGGGAGATGGTGCAGAGTGTTTTTTCGCCCCTTATCGGGGCCACTTGCAGTCCACAGGCTGAAGAGATGTGTCAGAAAAACAATTTAACTTTCGTTGAGATGCTCCAGCCCTTCAGTCGTTTGACCACAGATGCCTCCTTTAGGGATTCCTCGGGTACGAGTGTCTCCCTCAAGGGCACTCGCCTCAATATCTGTGATGTAGCATGGAGACCACCACAAACGGTGCTGGCACGGAAGATGCTCAATGATTCTGTGCTTACGAGTCAGTGTGACAAGACACGGGCTGTTCATGTGGATG ACACCACAACTCTCGACATTCCATTTTCTGAACCATGGTACGAACAGTGGCGAGAAACATTCCTCACTGTCCAATTTCCAGCAGATCATGAGTTCACGCGGCATTTTCTCAGCTGTCTCATTGTCCTGTCCAGCTCTGATCCCAATCCTCTAGACAGTGCCAATCAGCTGACACGTAAAGTGCAGATGATGCAGAATGTCACTCCACCAAAGTTGCCCAAGTGGTTTAGTCCAGATCCCCTTAATGCTTACATTATGCTCCATGATGGCTGTTCGGGGGACATCACAAAGGCTCAGCAGGCCTTTGAGAGTCTCAAGATGACTTATGGGGAGAATAAGTGTTTCCTGGTGCAGATTAATTCGTTCCAAGGAACACCTGGGGAGTGTCCGGATCCGTGGTTGAGGTATTTGAAGCGTCATGCACGGCCGGATCCCAGTCAAGTGGACAATGACAGCAGTACTCCCAAGTCCCCTCAGGACAGTGGAGTGTCCATGACCATGACAATGCAAATGAGCACCCTGGAAACACCTCCGTCGGGAATTATGGGTGAAGTTGTTCATCATCCACTGAGTCCCCTCCAGGAAACTGGTGGGGATATCTCAGCAATGTCCACCAGTACCGAAAGTCTCACTTCCCAGCCCATTAATCCCAATGTCTGGGCCAATGAGGAGCATGTGGATGTACCCCATGGGATGTGCCTAACAGCCAGTGATATGGAGAATCTGAGGCATTTGATACAGGATTACACTCTCAGAGCCCTCATTCCGTACATTGAGAAACTCATCTACGCCCTCAATGAGTCAATAACCACAAAGAAAGGCGTCAGCCGATCCCTCCTGACAGCCACAAAACGATGGTTCGTCACCAATAAACCAGGCACAGTCAATTCCACGCAAAATGCCGTAGTTTACACAAATGAGTCCACAGAGCTGCAAACGCGGAAAATTGGAGATCTTTACTTCATGTTTGGTCACTACGGATCGGCATTTCAGGCCTACCATCAGGCCAAGAGGGACTTCAATGCCGATTCCGCCTGGCAATATTACGCTGGGGCCCTGGAAATGGCAGCCCTGGCGGCTTTTATGCAAGGAACTGCCAGCCGGAAGACCTATGATTACATGGAGGAAGCCATTGTGACATACTTGAACATCTGCAAACTACCCCAATTCGCCACAAGGGCCACAATCCTGAGTGTGGAGTGTCTGAAGGTGGGAAAGATGTTTGGGGAGGCGGCAAAGCAACTTATCCGGATGACCAGTGAGGATTCGGATTTGCGGTCTGGGCTTCTGCTGGAACAAGCTGCTTATGCTTTCCTGAGCTCACAGCCACCATTGTTCCGGAAATATGCATTCCACGCAGTTCTGGCTGGTCACAG ATACTCAAAAGCCGGTCAACGAAAGCATGCCTTTCGGTGCTACAAACAGGCTCACCAGGTATTTGAGAATCGAGGCTGGAGTCTAGCTGAAGATCACATTCAGTACACCATTGGGAGACAAGCGATATCACTGAAAAAGCCCGAGGAAGCTAGTATTCCTCTTTCCCATCTCCTTCGTCCGTCCAGTCTGCAGACGTCCCTGCAGCAGGCTGTCTTCCTCAGGGAATACATCCAGACGCACAGGGCATTGCAGAGTGGTCAGGAAAATGGGAATTTGCTTAGTATCTCACTGCCACGGATTGTGCAGGAGAGAACGAGAGTTCTGGTGACATCTCAACCTCCTGTGACAATTCCCAATATGATTCCAGCTTCGAATCTCACGATCAATTCGAGGCTGGACTGTGAAGGGATTTGGCAGAAGATGGAAGAGATGGCAGCTCAGATGGCTGCTAAGAAGCAAATAATGATTTTTAGGCCATCGAGGAGTCTGTTTACTCATGAAACGGACAATTCGATGCATCCTCTGGCCATTCATGGGGAACCAATTGATATCAGTGTGACGTTGGAGAATACCATTAAGATTCCAATTGTGTTCAGTGATATCCATTTGCTGTGGCGCTTCCGGAGGGCTGATAGTGGTGAGGAGATGTCCAATGCGCATTTGTTTAGGGGTTTGATTGATGGGGAGGGGAATCAGAGGGGAATGGAAGGTGTTATTGCGGCTAATGTCATCAATACGGTCACAATCAATGAGCACGAATACAAGACAATTCTGTTCCGGATAACGCCCAAGGTGACGGGAATGGTTCAGGTGACTGGGATTATAGGGCAATTGTCAGCAGTGACTGATCCTGTTAGTCTCTGGGGAAAGATGGATTTTGAGAGGATAGCTATAAAATCCAGAGATCCTCCGGCAAATGACAGACCAATTGAATTTGATAAGCGTCTGGACATTGAAGTTCTCGAACCGGCTCCGGCACTCTGTGTCAGCTTCGAGGAGATGCCACAGGATGTACTGGCGGGCGAAGTGATTCCCATCACTGTCCAGATGACCAATTGTGGTGCCACAGTTCTGGAGGATATTTTCATGGCTGTTGAGGCACCCAGGTGGTTCCTGGTGAGTCCGGAGGAGGCAGAACTTCCTCTGTCGGTTCTCCGGAATTTCCGGGATTTGTCCAATGAGAACCTGAGCCGAGATCGAGAAGCCAGGAAGCAGCATGTTTTCCGGATTGACGGGAAGGCACTTCAGCCAAGTGAAACCCGGAGTAGGACCTTCTGGATTCAGATTCCGTACAAGAAGGGTGCTGTGGACCTCAAGGGTTTGATCTACTACAATATGCCTCCGGAATATTCCAAACTCAAATATCGCGTCATCCGTCATGTCTGGAATTTCAATGTCAATGAATCCTTGCTCATGGAAGCCAATTGCAATGTGACAAGTGGAAAAGTGAAGGAATTGGGGATTGATATTTCCCTGAAAAACCTCAATCAAGTGCATCATCCAGTCATGACGGAGATAACCCCGCATGATATTCATCTCTACAGCCCGGAGAGTCAGTTGAATCCCAAGAAAATCGTTTGGGCAGAGAGTCCTGGCTATAGAAATCTAATCAGTGGAAGTTCTGGCCTAAAATCTTCTGATTTAGTGGCTTTCCGGTGCTCCTTGGACAGCCATCAGCCAGCAATTGGTGAGAATCACACTCCAGAGAGATTTATCACAGCTCAGCTGTCGAGAGTCCCAATCAAGGTGTCAGATGCTCAGGAAATGAAAAGACTGCCAGCGATGCAGAAAGTTGGGAGTTTCCTGATGAAGGAGGAGACCAAGTATATCAAAGTTCTGGGCAGCAGTGGAACCAGCGAAGAGTTCAATCAAATTGTCTCAAGTGCAGACAAACACATGACGCTTGCAGTGACTTGGAGTGCCCAGATCAGTGACAATGGGGCCAATAGAAGAACAGCGGCAGGTCAGCATTTTGTTCAGCTTAGGCATCTCTATGAGAG TGGATTCTGCCCACCTCACGATAGACTCCGCAAAACATCATTCACTAGTCACGAAGAAATTTGTAGTATATTCGATTTTCCTCGAGAAGATCCCAATCTTCCGGTAGATGATCATCAGAGTGT cAACGTGGCACGCAGGACATTTCTCGATACCGACTTTAAAATTGTAGATCTACTAGATGAATTGAATGCTGATAAAACCAATTGA
- the LOC129800740 gene encoding mitochondrial carrier homolog 2 — protein MPLSSDNLNMSSIKEQQNELNEWIRFGLRLGLQSALHPFEYAKVLIQIGYEPVPPRQVRSILGYDTMVLPNIFKYVKYIRSVDGYSGCFVGLMPRLLGTIVSSVGSERIARHFGLGEVKENSEDEEVARYDSDHNDEDDGLSADRERRAFQRKLKRDIVIHTSTILIAQPFQVISIRMMAQFVGRETVYSGIWAAVKEIYKEHGMLGFFSGLVPRLIGDISCLVLASTTAYFVNKHFITDKDSRNIFPVFTSYLFSTIFYPFQVVSVCMSVSGSNLTAGRPPYMPVYSNWRECWKHLNCTGELKRGNSLFWRYYRTPEVINKNFPMTFAPLPTVTKYK, from the exons ATGCCCCTGTCGTCGGACAACCTGAACATGTCGTCGATCAAGGAGCAGCAGAATGAATTGAACGAATGGATTCGATTTGGACTGCGATTGGGACTGCAGAGTGCCCTTCATCCCTTTGAATATGCCAAAGTTCTCATTCAG ATTGGCTATGAACCTGTGCCACCGCGGCAAGTCAGGAGTATTTTGGGCTATGACACTATGGTCTTGCCCAATATCTTCAAATACG TGAAGTACATCAGGAGTGTCGATGGGTACAGTGGATGCTTTGTGGGACTGATGCCGAGGCTGCTGGGAACAATTGTGAGCTCCGTTGGAAGTGAGAGAATTGCCCGGCATTTTGGGCTGGGGGAGGTCaaggagaattctgaggatgAAGAAGTGGCTAGGTATGACAGTGATCATAATGATGAGGACGACGGCCTATCTGCAGACAGAGA GAGGAGGGCATTTCAGAGGAAATTGAAGCGCGACATTGTTATTCACACGTCCACTATCTTGATTGCGCAACCATTCCAGGTGATATCAATACGAATGATGGCCCAATTTGTTGGTCGGGAAACCGTGTATTCGGGCATCTGGGCAGCTGTCAAGGAAATCTACAAGGAACATGGGATGCTGGGCTTTTTCTCTGGACTTGTTCCGAGGCTCATTGGTGATATTTCCTGCTTGGTTCTGGCCAGCACAACAGCCTACTTTGTCAACAAACACTTTATCACGGACAAGGATTCTCGCAATATCTTCCCTGTCTTCACCAGTTACCTCTTCAGTACCATCTTCTATCCCTTCCAAGTGGTATCTGTTTGCATGTCCGTGAGCGGATCCAATCTCACAGCCGGACGGCCCCCATACATGCCGGTCTACAGCAACTGGCGCGAATGCTGGAAGCACCTCAATTGCACTGGAGAACTCAAGAGGGGCAATTCCCTCTTCTGGCGCTACTACCGCACGCCCGAAGTCATCAACAAGAACTTCCCGATGACATTTGCCCCACTGCCAACGGTCACCAAATACAAATAG